A single region of the Ancylobacter novellus DSM 506 genome encodes:
- a CDS encoding tape measure protein yields the protein MATDIEKLVVQMSADIKGFERELRKAQGIGERRATAIERRFQQMNKRISASLGSSVSLGGLAGAVGLGISIADFVETTKRIDSLRQSLKAITGSEAEAAREMQFVTETAEKLGLELLSTGEAYASLMAATKDTTLEGEATRDIFVAVANAMSTLGKSSADTEAALLAVQQMVSKGKVSAEELRGQLGERLPGAFKAAADALGITTAELDEMLQKGQVTAEVLLPRLAKRLEELYSVDRKSTLTAEINRLNNAVTDLYRTLADTGAIGLVTSALKDLANIIKEIAAYSQLVGQGRFGEAFAVDPAGAARMKLRLGQGTALTDDQSAAWDQAFGMTGSAPSTVTVNKPAPPAFAPAAEKQRLDSYQRLTAAIKERTGAIEAETAAQASLNPLMNDYGFAVEKARAEYDLLTAAQEAGLSITPELRAQIDTLATAYANASAASEQLRESQGRLQQAAADFNEMGRGVLSGFIADFTNAETRADALNNAIGRIVDSLAEMALSSVFKPQGSGSGGLFGAFFSALTGGTSGTTSGYAGASALYDEGGYTGDGGKHDVAGAVHRGEYVFSKAAVQRLGADNLEMLHLMGKKGYADGGFVGGLSMPRISRRGGASRGAGAVLSFSPVTNIDATGSQVSRQEIAGMLAQRDKALMAGVQRAMPGWIVSARKRNVGI from the coding sequence ATGGCGACCGACATCGAAAAGCTCGTGGTGCAGATGTCGGCCGACATCAAGGGTTTCGAGCGCGAGTTGCGCAAGGCGCAGGGCATCGGCGAACGGCGAGCGACGGCGATCGAGCGGCGTTTCCAGCAGATGAACAAGCGCATCTCGGCCTCGCTCGGCTCCAGCGTCTCGCTGGGCGGCCTCGCCGGCGCGGTCGGCCTCGGCATCAGCATCGCCGACTTCGTGGAGACCACGAAGCGCATCGACAGCCTGCGCCAGAGCCTGAAGGCGATCACCGGCTCGGAAGCCGAGGCGGCGCGCGAGATGCAGTTCGTCACCGAGACGGCCGAAAAGCTGGGTCTGGAGCTGCTATCGACCGGCGAGGCCTATGCCTCCCTCATGGCGGCGACGAAGGACACGACGCTGGAAGGCGAGGCCACCCGCGACATCTTCGTTGCCGTGGCGAACGCGATGTCGACGCTGGGCAAAAGCTCGGCCGACACCGAGGCGGCGCTGCTGGCGGTGCAGCAGATGGTGTCGAAAGGCAAGGTGTCGGCCGAGGAGTTGCGCGGCCAGCTTGGGGAGCGCTTGCCCGGCGCCTTCAAGGCGGCGGCCGATGCTCTAGGCATCACCACGGCCGAGCTCGACGAGATGTTGCAGAAGGGGCAGGTGACGGCGGAAGTGCTGCTGCCGCGGCTGGCGAAGCGTCTCGAGGAGCTCTATTCGGTTGACCGCAAGAGCACGCTCACGGCGGAGATCAACCGGCTGAACAATGCGGTAACGGATCTCTACCGCACCCTCGCGGACACCGGCGCGATCGGCCTCGTAACATCCGCGCTCAAGGATCTGGCGAACATCATCAAGGAAATCGCCGCCTACTCGCAGCTTGTCGGCCAAGGGCGGTTCGGCGAGGCCTTCGCCGTCGATCCGGCCGGTGCTGCCCGCATGAAGCTGCGCCTTGGGCAGGGCACGGCGCTTACCGACGACCAGAGCGCCGCGTGGGACCAGGCCTTCGGCATGACCGGCAGCGCGCCTTCCACCGTGACCGTCAACAAGCCGGCTCCGCCGGCGTTCGCGCCGGCGGCGGAGAAACAGCGGCTCGACAGCTACCAGCGGCTCACTGCCGCCATCAAGGAACGCACCGGCGCTATCGAGGCCGAGACCGCAGCACAGGCATCGCTCAACCCGCTGATGAACGACTACGGCTTCGCCGTCGAAAAGGCGCGTGCGGAATATGACCTGCTCACAGCGGCGCAGGAAGCGGGCCTTTCCATCACGCCGGAACTGCGCGCGCAGATCGACACACTGGCAACGGCCTATGCGAACGCCTCGGCCGCGTCGGAACAGCTGCGCGAGAGTCAGGGGCGGCTGCAGCAGGCCGCCGCCGACTTCAATGAGATGGGGCGCGGTGTGCTCTCCGGGTTCATCGCCGATTTCACGAATGCGGAAACCCGAGCCGATGCCCTCAACAACGCCATCGGCCGCATAGTCGACAGCCTTGCTGAGATGGCCCTGAGCAGCGTGTTCAAACCGCAAGGCAGCGGTTCGGGCGGTTTGTTCGGAGCTTTCTTCAGCGCGCTGACCGGCGGCACCTCCGGCACGACGTCCGGTTATGCTGGAGCTTCTGCGCTCTACGACGAGGGTGGCTATACCGGCGATGGCGGCAAGCACGATGTCGCGGGTGCGGTGCATCGCGGCGAGTACGTTTTTTCGAAGGCTGCCGTACAGCGGCTCGGCGCCGATAATCTCGAAATGCTCCACCTTATGGGCAAGAAGGGCTACGCGGATGGTGGTTTTGTCGGCGGCCTTTCCATGCCGCGGATCAGCCGGCGCGGCGGTGCGTCGCGCGGAGCAGGCGCGGTCCTCAGCTTCTCCCCCGTCACCAATATCGACGCCACCGGTTCGCAGGTGAGCCGGCAGGAGATCGCCGGCATGCTGGCACAGCGTGACAAGGCGCTCATGGCAGGCGTGCAGCGGGCCATGCCGGGCTGGATCGTGTCCGCCCGCAAGCGCAACGTAGGGATCTGA
- a CDS encoding gene transfer agent family protein, which yields MRDASLTLDWADGTYAFRLGWAELEKLQEACDAGPYVVLQRLRTGTWRVGDVAHVVRLGLIGGGMTPVDALKKARAYVEARPPAENLLPAQAILSAGVVGAPEEDDGSDRPAPNDADRVDDLPNGKIRMATVYGLGAAMGFTPQQVGAMSLWQFMAAVKGYAKANNPDDGKSLTAAEEDALWAVVAEG from the coding sequence ATGCGTGACGCCAGCCTGACGCTCGATTGGGCGGACGGCACCTATGCTTTCCGTCTCGGCTGGGCGGAGCTGGAGAAGCTGCAGGAGGCCTGCGACGCCGGCCCCTATGTGGTCCTCCAGCGCCTGCGCACGGGCACCTGGCGGGTCGGCGACGTCGCACATGTCGTTCGCCTCGGCTTGATCGGCGGCGGCATGACGCCTGTCGATGCCCTGAAGAAGGCGCGCGCCTATGTGGAGGCACGCCCGCCGGCAGAAAACCTCCTGCCGGCGCAGGCCATCCTCTCGGCCGGCGTGGTCGGCGCGCCGGAGGAAGACGACGGGTCCGACCGTCCGGCGCCGAACGATGCCGACCGCGTCGATGATCTGCCGAACGGCAAGATTCGCATGGCGACGGTCTACGGCCTCGGTGCCGCCATGGGTTTCACACCGCAGCAGGTCGGGGCGATGAGCCTCTGGCAGTTCATGGCCGCGGTGAAGGGCTACGCCAAGGCGAACAATCCTGACGACGGCAAATCGCTGACGGCGGCCGAGGAAGACGCTCTCTGGGCGGTAGTGGCGGAGGGCTAA
- a CDS encoding head maturation protease, ClpP-related: protein MKTDRPRVMAAARPDAMPLPIRQDVHAFTKPEVFDRWSDTAAGVRALTVGDNVITMFDVIGEDYWSGGGVTAKKVASQLKAIGDRPVEVQINSPGGDMFEGIAIFNVLREHPQDITVKVMGMAASAASIIAMAGDHVEMGAASFLMIHNCWVLAIGNRHDMRETAEWLEPFDQAMVDLYAARTSQKPADIAKWMDAETYMSGSQAVERGFADALLASDQITTDEKAQSADRNINELRAMELQLVSAGMSRSAARARINKIKGTPGAAPNDPTPGAGEDDWSGIADLIATLRTS from the coding sequence ATGAAGACTGATCGTCCGCGCGTGATGGCCGCGGCGCGGCCCGATGCCATGCCCCTGCCGATTCGACAGGACGTGCACGCCTTTACCAAGCCGGAAGTGTTCGACCGCTGGTCCGACACCGCCGCCGGCGTGCGCGCCCTCACCGTCGGCGACAACGTCATCACCATGTTCGATGTGATCGGCGAGGACTATTGGTCCGGCGGCGGCGTCACGGCCAAGAAGGTGGCATCGCAGCTGAAGGCGATCGGCGATCGGCCCGTCGAGGTGCAGATCAACAGCCCCGGCGGCGATATGTTCGAAGGCATCGCCATCTTCAACGTGCTGCGCGAGCACCCGCAGGACATCACGGTGAAGGTGATGGGCATGGCGGCCTCGGCGGCCTCAATCATCGCCATGGCCGGCGATCATGTCGAAATGGGCGCCGCGTCCTTCCTGATGATCCATAATTGCTGGGTGCTGGCTATCGGCAACCGGCACGACATGCGCGAGACCGCCGAGTGGCTGGAGCCCTTCGACCAGGCGATGGTCGACCTCTACGCCGCACGCACCAGCCAGAAGCCCGCCGACATCGCCAAGTGGATGGACGCCGAGACCTATATGTCGGGCTCGCAGGCCGTCGAGCGTGGCTTCGCGGACGCACTGCTGGCGTCCGACCAGATCACCACCGACGAGAAGGCGCAGTCCGCCGACCGCAACATCAACGAGCTGCGCGCCATGGAACTGCAGCTCGTCTCCGCGGGCATGTCGCGCTCTGCCGCGCGCGCCCGCATCAACAAGATCAAGGGCACGCCAGGCGCTGCCCCGAACGACCCCACGCCGGGCGCTGGGGAAGACGACTGGTCCGGCATTGCCGACCTCATCGCAACCCTCCGCACCTCATAG
- a CDS encoding HK97-gp10 family putative phage morphogenesis protein, producing the protein MRSPPMARSSIVGLAKLHRKIAKLPEQARTDIRAAMEKVAEQIVDLARSLVPTVSGDLRDSIGWTWGRPPRGSISLGTVARAKLGASMTITIYAGNDEAFYARWVEFGTAAHVNGGLFAGTRNPGTQARPFFYPAFRAHRRIARREVRKAIRSAARKVAKQ; encoded by the coding sequence ATGAGGTCGCCGCCGATGGCAAGGTCTAGCATCGTCGGCCTCGCCAAGCTGCACCGGAAGATCGCAAAGCTGCCGGAACAGGCGCGCACGGATATCCGCGCGGCAATGGAGAAGGTGGCGGAGCAAATCGTGGACTTGGCCCGGTCACTCGTGCCGACCGTCAGCGGCGATCTCCGCGACAGCATCGGGTGGACGTGGGGACGTCCGCCGCGCGGGTCGATCTCGCTGGGCACGGTGGCCCGGGCAAAGCTCGGCGCCAGCATGACGATCACGATCTATGCCGGCAATGACGAGGCCTTCTATGCCCGCTGGGTCGAGTTCGGCACGGCGGCTCACGTCAATGGAGGGTTGTTCGCCGGCACCCGCAACCCGGGCACGCAGGCCCGGCCGTTCTTCTACCCCGCCTTTCGGGCTCACCGGCGCATAGCGCGCCGCGAGGTGCGCAAGGCCATCCGTTCGGCGGCCCGCAAGGTGGCGAAGCAATGA
- a CDS encoding head-tail connector protein, translating to MPNVVVTETGPLLSLEEVKQHLRVDHGDDDALITTYMDAAVLHVLMYCNLSLVPLGAEAQFKVAALMTAADFYDNRAEVAPGPVASVPLPASARRLVDPYRHLRV from the coding sequence ATGCCCAACGTCGTCGTCACCGAAACCGGCCCTCTGCTGTCCCTCGAAGAGGTCAAGCAGCACCTGCGCGTCGATCACGGTGACGACGACGCGCTCATCACCACGTACATGGATGCCGCCGTCCTGCATGTGCTGATGTACTGCAACCTGTCTCTGGTGCCTCTGGGCGCCGAGGCTCAATTCAAGGTCGCTGCGCTCATGACCGCGGCGGACTTCTACGACAACCGAGCCGAGGTCGCGCCCGGCCCTGTCGCTTCGGTGCCACTGCCGGCCAGTGCGCGCCGTCTTGTCGACCCATATCGACATCTGCGAGTTTAG
- a CDS encoding phage tail tube protein has product MAKPTTMKGGQVRVLIGNDEDPIVYAAPCGFTERSVTLSKNLEEVVIPDCDDPDAVDWVGRDASSLSMAISGEGVMAEQSVETWLDAWENPNSVPVKVEWGFPNKTITWTGLMHVESIEATGANGQRVRKSISMQSDGEMARVVTPNA; this is encoded by the coding sequence ATGGCCAAACCGACCACCATGAAGGGCGGGCAGGTCCGCGTCCTTATCGGCAATGACGAAGATCCCATCGTCTACGCCGCGCCCTGCGGCTTCACCGAGCGGTCGGTGACGCTGTCGAAGAACCTCGAGGAGGTGGTGATCCCCGACTGCGACGATCCCGACGCGGTGGACTGGGTCGGCCGCGACGCCTCGTCGCTCAGCATGGCGATCTCCGGCGAGGGCGTCATGGCCGAGCAGTCGGTCGAGACTTGGCTCGATGCCTGGGAGAATCCGAACTCGGTTCCGGTGAAGGTCGAATGGGGGTTCCCCAACAAGACCATCACCTGGACCGGGCTGATGCATGTCGAGAGCATCGAGGCCACCGGCGCCAACGGCCAGCGGGTGCGCAAGAGCATCAGCATGCAGTCGGATGGCGAGATGGCCCGCGTGGTCACGCCCAATGCGTGA
- a CDS encoding DUF2163 domain-containing protein: MITLPSDVLALLDAGRISIRGMIRFDLGTGTYGFIRSVQPLTWSGVTYLPGGLISVSDLSASMDGSAQAFTVKLAASADDGLTPEVLLTIEAEDYRDRPVTIYDAYFHPDTGALLHVQALKRGYIDTIDHIDDPEDGYTLEAKCESRALDYTRTNGRRRTVVDQARRAPGDLFFEHTAMRGREEIFWGREKAAAPPPQVPRSTTPRRR, from the coding sequence ATGATCACGCTCCCGTCCGATGTCCTTGCTCTGCTCGACGCGGGCCGGATTTCCATCCGCGGCATGATCCGCTTCGACCTCGGCACCGGCACCTATGGCTTCATCCGCTCAGTGCAGCCGCTCACCTGGTCGGGCGTGACCTACCTGCCCGGTGGCCTGATCTCGGTCTCCGATCTCTCTGCGTCGATGGATGGCTCGGCGCAGGCCTTCACGGTCAAGCTGGCGGCATCGGCGGACGACGGGCTGACGCCGGAGGTGCTGCTGACGATCGAAGCCGAGGATTATCGGGATCGGCCGGTGACGATCTATGACGCCTATTTCCATCCTGACACAGGCGCCCTCTTGCACGTACAGGCCCTGAAGCGGGGCTACATCGACACGATCGACCACATCGACGATCCCGAGGACGGCTACACGCTGGAGGCCAAGTGTGAGAGCCGGGCGCTCGACTACACCCGCACAAATGGGCGCCGCCGCACCGTTGTCGACCAGGCGCGCCGCGCGCCGGGTGACCTCTTCTTCGAGCATACCGCCATGCGCGGCCGTGAAGAAATCTTCTGGGGCCGGGAGAAGGCCGCCGCGCCGCCGCCCCAAGTCCCCCGATCGACAACGCCTCGCCGGCGCTGA
- a CDS encoding DUF6950 family protein — MRIKGWERELRLVVEKHIALPSAYGISDCYIIADDAVEAVTGKRMFTGARGYRTAAGAAKKLRKRGFLTVADAFAARFAEIPAMMAQRGDIGVIHQPNGDVTGGVFTGLGFFTRDGDRAVFLPCTDVARAFRVD; from the coding sequence ATGCGGATCAAGGGATGGGAACGCGAGCTCCGGCTCGTGGTGGAGAAGCATATTGCCTTGCCGTCGGCCTATGGCATCTCCGACTGCTACATCATCGCCGACGACGCCGTGGAAGCCGTCACCGGCAAGCGGATGTTCACCGGGGCGCGAGGCTACCGCACGGCGGCCGGCGCCGCGAAAAAGCTGCGCAAGCGCGGCTTCCTGACCGTCGCGGATGCCTTCGCGGCTCGCTTCGCCGAGATCCCGGCGATGATGGCGCAGCGCGGCGACATCGGCGTCATCCACCAACCGAACGGCGACGTGACCGGGGGCGTGTTCACCGGGCTCGGCTTCTTCACCCGCGACGGTGACCGCGCCGTGTTCCTGCCCTGCACCGATGTCGCGCGCGCCTTCCGGGTCGACTGA
- a CDS encoding phage major capsid protein has product MRTFLYVALACAAVLALGHILPADASPLTHGVAMAVFAMPAAKPRLPRIAVETTMLRPVPRAVKAMPRADVSDPKAMIAALQKAFDDFKAANDEKLKGKADVVLDEKVDRINSAVDGFQKAIDDLNAKLAAQAAGGSVIGDLPADPEYVAAFKAHMRKGDVQAAISKGVDSEGGYLAPVEWDRTITGKLKEVSPIRDNARVMSITTSGFKKLFTDRAVGSGWVGETAARPATSTPAFAILDFVPGEIYANPAITQQALDDAAIDLEQWLAGEVNTEFARQEGIAFLSGNGTNKPFGILTYVTGAANAAKHPWGAIEVVNSGAAAALTSDGFISLFYSVPTAYRSGAKLYTNRQTMAAARKLKDGQDNYLWQPSYAQGQPATLAGEPIVEIPDMPAVAADAIAALYGNMEETYLVVDRIGIRVLRDPYTNKPFVHFYTTKRVGGGVFNPEPMRALKIAAAA; this is encoded by the coding sequence ATGCGGACCTTCCTTTACGTGGCGCTTGCCTGCGCCGCGGTGCTGGCGCTCGGCCATATCCTTCCCGCCGATGCTTCCCCGCTCACCCACGGCGTCGCCATGGCGGTCTTCGCCATGCCCGCCGCCAAGCCGCGCCTGCCGCGTATCGCCGTCGAGACCACCATGCTGCGGCCCGTGCCGCGCGCGGTGAAGGCGATGCCGCGCGCCGACGTGAGCGACCCCAAGGCCATGATCGCGGCCCTGCAGAAGGCGTTCGACGACTTCAAGGCGGCGAACGACGAGAAGCTGAAGGGCAAGGCCGATGTGGTGCTCGACGAGAAGGTCGATCGCATCAACTCGGCGGTCGACGGCTTCCAGAAGGCGATCGATGATCTCAATGCCAAGCTGGCCGCCCAGGCCGCCGGCGGCAGCGTCATCGGCGACCTGCCGGCCGACCCGGAATATGTCGCCGCCTTCAAGGCGCACATGCGCAAGGGCGACGTGCAGGCAGCCATCAGCAAGGGCGTGGATTCGGAGGGTGGCTATCTGGCCCCCGTCGAATGGGATCGCACTATCACCGGCAAGCTGAAGGAGGTCTCGCCCATCCGCGACAATGCCCGCGTGATGAGCATCACCACCTCCGGCTTCAAGAAGCTGTTCACCGATCGCGCCGTCGGCTCCGGCTGGGTCGGCGAGACGGCGGCCCGCCCGGCCACCTCGACCCCGGCCTTCGCGATCCTCGACTTCGTTCCGGGCGAGATCTACGCCAATCCGGCGATCACGCAGCAGGCGCTGGACGATGCGGCGATCGATCTGGAGCAGTGGCTCGCGGGCGAGGTCAACACCGAGTTCGCGCGTCAGGAAGGCATCGCCTTCCTCTCCGGCAACGGCACCAACAAGCCGTTCGGCATCCTCACCTATGTGACCGGCGCCGCCAACGCCGCCAAGCATCCGTGGGGTGCCATCGAGGTGGTGAACAGCGGCGCCGCCGCGGCTCTCACTTCCGACGGCTTCATCAGCCTGTTCTACAGCGTGCCGACCGCCTATCGCTCCGGTGCCAAGCTCTACACCAACCGCCAGACCATGGCGGCGGCGCGCAAGCTGAAGGACGGCCAGGACAACTATCTCTGGCAGCCCTCCTATGCGCAGGGCCAGCCGGCGACGCTGGCGGGCGAGCCGATCGTCGAGATCCCCGACATGCCCGCCGTGGCCGCCGACGCCATCGCGGCGCTCTACGGCAACATGGAGGAGACCTATCTGGTCGTCGACCGGATCGGCATCCGCGTGCTGCGCGATCCCTACACCAACAAGCCCTTCGTGCACTTCTACACCACGAAGCGGGTCGGCGGCGGCGTCTTCAATCCGGAGCCCATGCGCGCTCTGAAGATCGCGGCTGCGGCCTAG
- a CDS encoding phage head closure protein, whose product MPAAGDLRERVHFQSREMIDDGYGNEQSGPWTTRFTVAAGFRPLRGGEAVMASRLESRQPYIVTVRQSSDTRGVSTDWRIVDARNTGRVFAISAAPTDPDGKRAWLEILAIEGMPS is encoded by the coding sequence ATGCCAGCCGCCGGCGACCTGCGCGAGCGGGTGCATTTCCAGTCGCGCGAGATGATCGACGACGGCTATGGCAACGAGCAATCGGGGCCGTGGACGACGCGCTTCACGGTCGCCGCCGGCTTCCGGCCGCTGCGCGGCGGCGAGGCGGTGATGGCCTCGCGGCTGGAGAGCCGGCAGCCCTACATCGTCACCGTGCGGCAGAGCAGCGACACGCGCGGCGTGTCGACCGACTGGCGCATCGTCGACGCGCGGAACACGGGGCGGGTTTTCGCCATCAGTGCCGCGCCGACCGATCCGGATGGAAAGCGCGCCTGGCTGGAAATACTCGCCATTGAGGGGATGCCGAGTTGA
- a CDS encoding DUF3168 domain-containing protein → MIDPVLELQGVITARLKANDDLRALIDRRVYDSVPRDRDGGVTAKFPYVSFGPTTELQDDADCIAATEFTLQIDAWSREPGFPEVRRIAKAVKAALHEQEITLAENALATFEWWRADVIRAPDGITSHAAITFRGVIEQS, encoded by the coding sequence ATGATTGACCCGGTGCTGGAGCTTCAGGGGGTGATCACCGCCCGCCTGAAGGCCAATGACGATCTGCGCGCTCTGATCGACCGCCGCGTCTATGACAGCGTGCCCCGTGACCGCGATGGCGGCGTTACGGCCAAGTTCCCCTACGTGTCCTTCGGCCCGACGACCGAATTGCAGGACGACGCCGACTGCATCGCCGCGACCGAGTTCACGCTGCAGATCGACGCCTGGTCGCGCGAGCCCGGTTTTCCCGAGGTCCGACGGATCGCCAAGGCCGTCAAGGCGGCGCTGCACGAACAAGAGATCACCCTCGCGGAGAATGCGCTCGCCACCTTCGAATGGTGGCGGGCCGACGTGATCCGCGCGCCCGACGGCATTACCAGCCATGCCGCGATCACCTTTCGCGGCGTGATCGAGCAGTCCTGA